The following are encoded together in the Ranitomeya imitator isolate aRanImi1 chromosome 4, aRanImi1.pri, whole genome shotgun sequence genome:
- the NINJ2 gene encoding ninjurin-2, producing the protein MGTEGERISMEAASNPIGRGVRSAININHYATKKSLAESMLDVALFMANAAQLKAVLEQGPSFTYYVTLITLISLSLALQVVIGILLIIIARKNLNDVSKQPRLDVMNNVATALVFVIVLINIFITAFGVQKSGLYPSRGPRGLH; encoded by the exons GCAGCTAGTAATCCTATTGGTCGCGGAGTCCGATCTGCCATCAATATTAACCATTATGCCACCAAGAAGAGCCTTGCGGAGAGCATGCTGGACGTGGCGCTCTTCATGGCGAATGCTGCGCAGCTGAAGGCGGTGTTGGAGCAAGGTCCGAGCTTCACCTACTATGTCACGCTCATCACTCTCATCAGCCTGTCCCTGGCTCTGCAGGTCGTTATTGGAATCCTGCTGATTATTATCG CTCGCAAAAATCTTAATGACGTTTCCAAGCAGCCACGTCTGGACGTGATGAATAATGTGGCCACAGCCCTCGTGTTTGTCATCGTCCTCATCAATATCTTTATTACAGCATTTGGGGTACAAAAATCTGGTCTTTACCCATCACGGGGGCCGCGGGGGCTGCACTGA